The Eriocheir sinensis breed Jianghai 21 chromosome 24, ASM2467909v1, whole genome shotgun sequence genome contains a region encoding:
- the LOC127002671 gene encoding periodic tryptophan protein 2 homolog → MKFTYRFSNLLGTVYRLGDIIFSHDGNTVICPVGNKISVYDLRNNRSHTLPIEARFNYTTLALAPNGIILIAAEEDGEVHIINLNFRNVLYRKRFDRPIKSIKFSPDGKHFALTKENGVFVYVAPGSNKRIFNPFVLERVFHGSFDDTTCLDWSHDSRLIAVGSRDMTTRICALTKFKNLKEYPIGGLKDTVVGAFFEEKSYDLCTVSADGHINAWDCSVGSEGLVLAKDLFKAKPKGADEAEDDIPAQDEEENAVNKEPKDESADSDLPKVFYRRRFRVFMDQHMGKRKVTVTAAQYHKHIRMLVVAFVTGDFVMLDMNDKGALVHSLNISKQTITSVAMNSSGDWIALGVSSLGQLVVWEWQSESFILKQQGHFNNMRVVQYSPDGQNIATGGEDGKVKLWSAESSFCFVTFSEHTAAVTGLVFTQSGRAIISASLDGTVRAFDLTRYRNFKTLTSTRPTQFSCVTVDSSGELVAAGSQDSHDVYLWSLQTGRLLEVLAGHEGPVVSVQFSSQPGSTLMVSTGWDGTIKVWDAISNTTARESISLSADGLCVCIRPDGKQIAVATMDGQITTFNPTTGQQEGSISGRNDLGAGRGDTDKVTAKKNLQAKSFTSICYSSDGKCLLAGGQSKNVCIYSIEDELLVKKFEITQNRSFDAMDDIINRKKMAENGVNLALVEERDGEGGKVAIKLPGTRQGDMSRRAFKPEVRVTSLTFSPTGRSWAASTSEGLLVYSLDTDWLFDPLDLDFSNTPSAVKQKLKEKDYATALMMAIRLNMNSLKQEVIETIPVQSIEVVVSNLTQLYVEGVLTFLAEALESTRHLGLYSQWATALVTCHGHSLKTRSPHITTTLNALQKAIVQHHTNLTKVCSHNEYMLSYLLSQATLRKRRKHNNTAREEQNQEDSQVVPCEEEEMQDLFDDDIDF, encoded by the exons ATGAAGTTTACGTACCGG TTTTCCAACCTGCTGGGCACTGTGTACCGGCTCGGCGACATCATCTTCTCTCATGATGGCAACACTGTCATCTGTCCCGTTGGCAACAAGATCTCCGTGTATGACCTGCGCAACAACCGCTCCCACACACTGCCCATCGAAGCCAGGTTCAACTACACCACCCTGGCACTGGCTCCTAACGGCATCATACTGATCGCTGCAGAGGAAG ACGGGGAAGTCCACATCATTAACTTGAACTTCCGCAACGTCCTTTACCGCAAGCGCTTTGACCGGCCCATCAAGAGCATCAAGTTCAGCCCAGACGGGAAACACTTCGCCCTCACCAAGGAAAATGGAG TGTTTGTGTACGTGGCCCCGGGCTCCAACAAGAGGATCTTCAACCCATTTGTGCTGGAGCGAGTGTTCCACGGATCATTCGACGACACAACCTGCCTCGACTGGTCCCATGACTCAAG GCTCATTGCAGTGGGGTCCCGGGACATGACCACTCGCATCTGTGCGCTGACCAAGTTCAAGAACCTGAAGGAATACCCGATTGGCGGCCTCAAGGACACAGTTGTGGGAGCCTTCTTTGAGGAGAAGTCTTATGATCTGTGTACA GTTAGTGCTGATGGCCACATTAACGCCTGGGACTGCAGTGTGGGGTCCGAGGGTCTCGTCCTGGCCAAAGACTTGTTCAAGGCAAAGCCCAAGGGCGCAGACGAGGCCGAGGATGACATTCCCGcccaagatgaggaggaaaatgctGTAAACAAAGAACCAAAAGATGAAA GTGCCGACTCTGATCTGCCGAAGGTGTTCTACAGACGGCGCTTCCGTGTGTTCATGGACCAGCACATGGGCAAGCGCAAGGTGACCGTCACAGCCGCCCAGTACCACAAGCACATCCGCATGTTGGTGGTGGCCTTCGTGACGGGCGACTTCGTGATGCTGGACATGAACGACAAGGGTGCCCTCGTGCACTCCCTCAACATATCAAAGCAG ACCATCACAAGTGTGGCAATGAACTCCAGCGGGGACTGGATAGCGCTGGGCGTCTCCTCCCTGGGCCAGCTGGTGGTATGGGAGTGGCAGAGTGAAAGCTTCATCCTTAAGCAGCAG GGTCACTTCAACAACATGAGGGTCGTGCAGTACTCTCCCGATGGCCAGAACATTGCGACTGGTGGTGAAGATGGGAAG GTCAAGCTTTGGTCAGCGGAGTCGTCCTTCTGCTTCGTGACCTTCTCGGAGCACACAGCGGCGGTGACGGGGCTGGTCTTCACGCAGAGCGGCCGGGCCATCATATCCGCCTCCCTTGACG GCACTGTGCGAGCGTTTGACCTGACCCGCTACAGGAACTTCAAGACCCTGACCTCCACGCGGCCGACACAGTTCTCCTGCGTGACGGTGGACAGCAGCGGCGAACTGGTGGCCGCTGGGAGCCAGGACAGCCACGACGTGTACCTGTGGTCGCTGCAGACGGGGAGGCTGCTGGAG GTGCTGGCCGGACACGAGGGTCCCGTGGTGAGTGTTCAGTTctccagccagccgggcagcaccCTCATGGTGTCCACCGGCTGGGACGGCACCATCAAGGTGTGGGACGCTATATCCAACACCACAGCGAGGGAGTCCATCTCTCTCTCAGCAGATG gtctgtgtgtgtgtattcgtccTGACGGGAAGCAGATTGCCGTGGCCACCATGGACGGCCAGATCACAACGTTCAACCCCACCACGGGGCAGCAGGAAGGCAGCATATCAGGGCGGAACGACTTGGGCGCCGGGAGGGGCGATACTGACAAGGTGACGGCCAAGAAGAACCTCCAGGCAAA GTCCTTCACTAGTATATGCTACAGCTCTGACGGGAAGTGCCTCCTTGCCGGGGGTCAGAGCAAGAACGTCTGTATCTACAGCATTGAAGATGAACTCCTGGTGAAGAAGTTTGAGATTACACAGAACAGATCCTTCGATGCCATGGAT GACATTATTAACAGGAAGAAGATGGCAGAGAACGGCGTGAACCTTGCGCtggtggaggagagggacggCGAGGGGGGCAAGGTGGCCATCAAGCTGCCCGGCACACGTCAGGGAGACATGTCCCGCCGAGCCTTCAAGCCGGAGGTGCGGGTTACCTCACTCACCTTCTCCCCGACCG GGAGGAGTTGGGCGGCCAGCACCAGCGAGGGCCTCCTGGTCTATTCCCTTGACACAGACTGGCTCTTCGACCCTCTGGACCTGGACTTCTCCAACACTCCCTCGGCCGTCAAACAGAAATTGAAGGAGAAGGATTATGCAACAG cgCTGATGATGGCCATACGGTTGAACATGAACTCCCTGAAGCAAGAGGTCATAGAAACAATACCTGTACAGTCAA ttgaggtggtggtgagcaaCCTGACTCAGCTGTACGTGGAGGGTGTCCTCACTTTCCTTGCCGAAGCCCTGGAGTCCACACGTCACCTTGGCCTGTACAGTCAGTGGGCCACGGCGCTGGTCACCTGCCACGGCCACAGCCTCAAGACGCGCTCCCCCCACATCACGACGACACTCAACGCCTTGCAGAAAGCTATTGTTCAGCACCACACTAACCTGACCAAGGT ATGCAGTCACAACGAATACATGTTGAGCTACCTCCTGTCACAAGCCACcctgaggaagaggcggaaacacaacaacactgcCAGAGAAGAGCAGAACCAGGAAGACTCTCAAGTGGTgccatgtgaggaggaggaaatgcaagaCTTGTTTGACGATGACATTGACTTCTGA